The Blautia hydrogenotrophica DSM 10507 genome window below encodes:
- a CDS encoding iron-sulfur cluster assembly scaffold protein: MIYSHEVEMMCPVAQGVAHGAAPIPEEAKWVKAKEIKDISGLTHGVGWCAPQQGTCKLTLNVKDGIIQEALVETIGCSGMTHSAAMASEILPGRTLLEALNTDLVCDAINTAMRELFLQIVYGRSQSAFSEDGLPIGAGLEDLGKGLRSQVGTMYGTLKKGPRYLEMAEGYVTGVALDEEGCIIGYQYINFGRMMDFIKAGDDANTAFEKAKGQYGRVADAAKIIDPRKA, translated from the coding sequence ATGATTTATTCACACGAAGTAGAAATGATGTGTCCAGTGGCACAGGGCGTTGCTCACGGTGCAGCTCCTATCCCAGAAGAGGCTAAATGGGTAAAAGCCAAAGAAATTAAAGATATTTCCGGTCTGACCCATGGCGTCGGCTGGTGCGCACCTCAGCAAGGTACCTGTAAACTGACCTTGAATGTGAAAGACGGAATCATCCAGGAAGCTCTGGTAGAAACCATCGGATGTTCAGGTATGACCCACTCTGCGGCCATGGCATCTGAAATCCTCCCTGGAAGAACTCTTTTGGAGGCATTAAATACAGATTTGGTCTGTGACGCAATCAACACAGCCATGAGAGAACTTTTCTTGCAGATCGTATACGGAAGAAGCCAGAGTGCATTTTCTGAAGACGGACTGCCAATCGGTGCTGGTTTGGAAGACCTCGGAAAAGGACTTCGTTCTCAAGTAGGTACTATGTATGGAACTCTGAAAAAAGGTCCTCGTTATCTTGAGATGGCGGAAGGTTATGTGACCGGAGTCGCTTTGGACGAAGAAGGTTGCATTATCGGATACCAATACATCAATTTCGGAAGAATGATGGACTTCATCAAAGCAGGTGACGACGCAAACACTGCCTTTGAAAAAGCCAAAGGACAGTACGGCCGTGTAGCAGATGCTGCAAAGATCATCGACCCGAGAAAAGCTTGA